A portion of the Streptomyces coeruleoprunus genome contains these proteins:
- a CDS encoding SsgA family sporulation/cell division regulator: MHETTVVERELELKLVLSPERSVPVPARLTYRTADPFAVHIAFHVGSDHPVHWTFARELLVEGVFRPCGHGDVRIWPTKVDGRGVVLMALSSPDGDALLEAPSAQVSAWLERTLRVVPPGTEAERLGLDEELAELLSAEA, translated from the coding sequence ATGCACGAGACCACGGTGGTGGAGCGGGAGCTGGAGCTGAAGCTGGTGCTGTCGCCCGAGCGCAGCGTGCCCGTTCCGGCCCGGCTGACGTACCGCACGGCCGACCCGTTCGCCGTCCACATCGCGTTCCACGTCGGCTCGGACCACCCGGTGCACTGGACGTTCGCGCGGGAGCTGCTGGTGGAGGGGGTGTTCCGGCCGTGCGGGCACGGGGACGTGCGGATCTGGCCGACGAAGGTGGACGGCCGGGGCGTCGTCCTGATGGCGCTGTCCTCGCCGGACGGCGACGCCCTGCTGGAGGCCCCGTCGGCGCAGGTGTCGGCGTGGCTGGAGCGGACGCTGCGGGTGGTGCCGCCGGGCACGGAGGCGGAGCGGCTCGGCCTGGACGAGGAACTGGCCGAGCTGCTCTCGGCGGAGGCGTAG
- a CDS encoding tetratricopeptide repeat protein, which produces MKTERVSRAVLLAGAGAVLAGAVALFATDGLVGPGRDGPRPAPGAAGQAVRAAGAGARASLPELHALIGDREKWLRAHPRDEASWAVLGAAYVERGTREGDPAAFPRAERALRRSLAVYPAAKGNADAQLGLGALANARGDFAAARRWGEAVRERSPRRWEAYAVLVDAYRGLGDHVSAGRAADRLGALRPGATALSRAAQVYRDRGWREDASATAAEAVARADTPAERAACLQRLGDLAWERGEPAEAAARHAAALDLVPRHGPALAGRARALAALGRTEEAVRGYRAALEAQPLPEYALEAGELLQALGRRDEAREQYARLRELAEEEAAHGVNASLVPARFEADHADPEAAVTWLRAEWRRGHRSVEVADALGWALYRAGRAREALPFARRATERGLRSALFSYHRGMIERELGMAGAARRRLSEALRVHPEFSPLFAPRAREALAALGEPPLRAPRGR; this is translated from the coding sequence GTGAAGACGGAACGGGTGTCCCGGGCGGTGCTGCTGGCGGGGGCGGGTGCGGTGCTGGCCGGCGCGGTGGCGCTGTTCGCGACGGACGGCCTCGTGGGGCCGGGGCGCGACGGGCCGCGGCCGGCGCCGGGCGCGGCCGGGCAGGCGGTGCGGGCGGCAGGCGCGGGGGCGCGGGCGTCGCTGCCGGAGCTGCACGCGCTGATCGGCGACCGGGAGAAGTGGCTGCGGGCGCACCCGCGCGACGAAGCGTCCTGGGCGGTGCTGGGCGCCGCGTACGTGGAGCGCGGGACGCGGGAGGGCGACCCGGCGGCCTTTCCACGGGCGGAACGCGCGCTGCGGCGGTCGCTCGCGGTGTACCCGGCGGCCAAGGGCAACGCGGACGCGCAACTGGGCCTGGGGGCGCTGGCCAACGCGCGGGGCGACTTCGCGGCGGCGCGGCGCTGGGGCGAGGCGGTGCGCGAGCGGTCGCCGCGGCGCTGGGAGGCGTACGCGGTGCTGGTCGACGCGTACCGGGGGCTCGGCGACCACGTGTCGGCGGGGCGCGCGGCGGACCGGCTGGGCGCGCTGCGGCCGGGGGCGACGGCGCTGAGCCGGGCGGCGCAGGTGTACCGGGACCGCGGCTGGCGGGAGGACGCCTCGGCGACGGCGGCCGAGGCGGTGGCCCGGGCGGACACGCCGGCCGAGCGGGCGGCGTGCCTCCAGCGGCTGGGGGACCTGGCGTGGGAGCGGGGCGAGCCCGCGGAGGCGGCCGCGCGGCACGCGGCGGCGCTGGACCTGGTGCCCCGCCACGGGCCGGCGCTGGCGGGGCGGGCGCGGGCGCTGGCCGCGCTGGGGCGGACGGAGGAGGCCGTACGGGGCTACCGGGCGGCGCTGGAGGCGCAGCCGCTGCCGGAGTACGCGCTGGAGGCGGGCGAGCTGCTGCAGGCGCTGGGCCGGCGGGACGAGGCGCGGGAGCAGTACGCGCGGCTGCGGGAGCTGGCGGAGGAGGAGGCCGCGCACGGGGTGAACGCGTCGCTGGTGCCGGCCCGGTTCGAGGCGGACCACGCGGACCCGGAGGCGGCGGTGACGTGGCTGCGCGCGGAGTGGCGGCGGGGGCACCGGTCGGTGGAGGTGGCGGACGCGCTGGGGTGGGCGCTGTACCGGGCGGGGCGGGCGCGGGAGGCGCTGCCGTTCGCGCGGCGGGCGACGGAGCGGGGCCTGCGCAGTGCGCTGTTCTCGTACCACCGGGGCATGATCGAGCGGGAGTTGGGGATGGCGGGGGCGGCGCGGCGGCGGCTGTCGGAGGCGCTGCGCGTCCATCCGGAGTTCTCGCCGCTGTTCGCGCCGCGGGCGCGGGAGGCGCTGGCGGCGCTGGGCGAACCGCCGCTGCGGGCGCCGCGGGGGCGGTAG
- a CDS encoding RDD family protein: MSAPTPATGDGSPQAGYYPDPSIPGYIRYWNGAAWVPGTSRPAPKDGEAMPTPPASAVAAAPAPAPSAPSPAPVPAVEETGPVFLDEEPDPAYRTGPEPEREAERASRPDPEPASAWQADASRQTGFGGDRDRRVSWGSEGARDPRLPAAAADPTGGALPGVRRVEPEAEPAAPTPRAPVAEGTVTIRATQPRTPQQQPQSPRNSGAPQGPQLPAQPQAQAQAQAQARPAAQQAQQQPGPAQAAAAATPLTSGPGGGASSWAQQVHQLAQPQVPAQPQQPQAASPAQQHVPAAAAQPVDPAGNTPVMPWKPPVDDPFLRAAQAQANARPAGLGKRLVARLVDTVVLGALVGAAAAPFVMSGVDHIIGKIEQAERSGETVTVWLIDSTTSLQFGIALALLLVLGGLYEALPTAKWGRTLGKKLCGIQVRDIESHEPPSFGAALRRWLVYGVLGLLVVGIGNVLWCLFDRPWRQCWHDKAARTFVAKP, from the coding sequence ATGAGCGCCCCAACCCCGGCAACCGGCGACGGCAGCCCCCAGGCTGGGTACTACCCAGACCCCTCCATTCCTGGATACATCCGGTACTGGAACGGTGCCGCGTGGGTGCCCGGGACCAGCCGTCCCGCGCCCAAGGACGGCGAGGCGATGCCGACGCCACCGGCCTCGGCGGTCGCCGCCGCCCCGGCGCCCGCCCCGTCGGCGCCCTCGCCGGCGCCGGTGCCGGCCGTCGAGGAGACCGGGCCGGTGTTCCTCGACGAGGAGCCGGACCCCGCGTACCGGACGGGCCCCGAACCGGAACGGGAAGCGGAACGCGCCTCCAGGCCCGACCCGGAGCCCGCGTCGGCCTGGCAGGCGGACGCCTCCCGGCAGACGGGCTTCGGCGGTGACCGCGACCGCCGGGTCTCCTGGGGCTCGGAGGGTGCCCGCGACCCGCGTCTCCCGGCCGCCGCGGCCGACCCGACGGGCGGCGCGCTGCCCGGCGTACGCCGCGTGGAACCCGAAGCGGAACCGGCGGCGCCGACACCGCGCGCCCCGGTCGCCGAGGGCACGGTGACCATCCGCGCGACCCAGCCGCGCACCCCGCAGCAGCAGCCGCAGTCACCCCGGAACTCCGGGGCGCCGCAGGGCCCGCAGCTCCCCGCGCAGCCCCAGGCCCAGGCCCAGGCACAGGCCCAGGCCCGGCCCGCCGCGCAGCAGGCCCAGCAGCAGCCGGGCCCGGCCCAGGCGGCCGCAGCGGCCACTCCCCTGACGTCCGGCCCCGGAGGCGGGGCCTCCTCCTGGGCCCAGCAGGTGCACCAGCTCGCCCAGCCGCAGGTCCCGGCGCAGCCGCAGCAGCCCCAGGCCGCCTCGCCGGCCCAGCAGCACGTCCCGGCCGCCGCGGCGCAGCCCGTGGATCCGGCGGGCAACACACCGGTCATGCCGTGGAAGCCCCCGGTCGACGACCCGTTCCTGCGGGCCGCCCAGGCCCAGGCCAATGCCCGTCCGGCCGGTCTCGGCAAGCGCCTGGTGGCGCGGCTCGTCGACACCGTCGTCCTCGGCGCGCTCGTCGGCGCCGCCGCCGCCCCGTTCGTCATGAGCGGCGTCGACCACATCATCGGCAAGATCGAGCAGGCCGAGCGGTCCGGTGAGACCGTGACCGTCTGGCTGATCGACTCCACGACGTCCCTGCAGTTCGGCATCGCGCTCGCCCTGCTGCTGGTCCTCGGCGGGCTCTACGAGGCGCTGCCGACCGCCAAGTGGGGCCGCACGCTGGGCAAGAAGCTGTGCGGCATCCAGGTGCGGGACATCGAGTCGCACGAGCCGCCGTCGTTCGGCGCGGCCCTGCGCCGCTGGCTCGTCTACGGCGTACTCGGACTTCTCGTGGTCGGTATCGGGAACGTCCTGTGGTGCCTGTTCGACCGGCCCTGGCGCCAGTGCTGGCACGACAAGGCGGCGCGCACCTTCGTGGCGAAGCCGTAA
- a CDS encoding FAD-binding oxidoreductase: MDDLLRRLRTGLPAEALITDPDVTASYAHDMASFCEAGTPAVVVLPRTVEQVQHVMRTATALRVPVVPQGARTGLSGGANASDGCIVLSLIRMDRILEINPVDRIAVVEPGVVNAALSRAVAEHGLSYPPDPSSWEMCTIGGNIGTASGGLCCVKYGVTAEYVLGLDVVLADGRLLTTGRRTAKGVAGYDLTRLFVGSEGSLGIVVRAVLALKPQPPAQLVLAAEFPSAAAACAAVCTIMERGHTPSLLELMDRTTVRAVNRLGNMGLPDTTEALLLAAFDTPDPAADLAAVGELCTAAGATQVVPAEDAAESELLLKARRMALPALETVSTATMIDDVCVPRSRLAEMLDGTAGIAERYDLTIGVCAHAGDGNTHPVVCFDHHDQDESRRARASFDAIMALGLELGGTITGEHGVGVLKRDWLARELGPVGVEIQQGIKRTFDPLGLLNPGKLF, translated from the coding sequence ATGGACGACCTCCTCCGGCGACTGCGTACGGGCCTTCCCGCCGAGGCCCTGATCACCGACCCCGACGTCACGGCGTCCTACGCCCACGACATGGCGAGCTTCTGTGAGGCCGGCACGCCCGCCGTCGTCGTCCTGCCGCGCACCGTCGAACAGGTCCAGCACGTGATGCGCACCGCGACCGCGCTGCGCGTCCCCGTCGTCCCGCAGGGCGCCCGTACGGGCCTGTCCGGCGGGGCCAACGCCTCCGACGGCTGCATCGTGCTGTCCCTCATCAGGATGGACCGCATCCTGGAGATCAACCCGGTCGACCGGATCGCCGTCGTCGAACCGGGCGTGGTCAACGCCGCCCTGTCCCGCGCCGTCGCCGAACACGGTCTGTCCTACCCGCCGGACCCGTCCAGCTGGGAGATGTGCACCATCGGCGGGAACATCGGCACCGCGTCCGGCGGCCTGTGCTGCGTCAAGTACGGCGTCACCGCCGAGTACGTCCTCGGGCTCGACGTCGTCCTCGCCGACGGGCGCCTCCTCACCACCGGCCGCCGCACCGCCAAGGGCGTCGCCGGATACGACCTCACCCGGCTGTTCGTCGGCTCCGAGGGCAGCCTCGGCATCGTCGTGCGCGCCGTCCTCGCGCTCAAGCCCCAGCCGCCCGCGCAGCTCGTCCTCGCCGCCGAATTCCCCTCTGCGGCCGCCGCCTGCGCCGCCGTCTGCACGATCATGGAGCGCGGCCACACCCCGTCGCTCCTCGAACTGATGGACCGCACGACGGTCCGGGCCGTCAACCGGCTCGGCAACATGGGCCTGCCCGACACCACGGAGGCCCTGCTGCTGGCGGCGTTCGACACCCCGGACCCCGCCGCCGACCTGGCCGCCGTCGGCGAGCTGTGCACGGCCGCCGGAGCCACCCAGGTCGTCCCCGCCGAGGACGCGGCCGAGTCCGAACTGCTGCTCAAGGCCCGCCGCATGGCCCTGCCCGCCCTGGAGACCGTCTCCACCGCCACGATGATCGACGACGTCTGCGTACCGCGCTCCCGGCTCGCCGAGATGCTGGACGGCACGGCCGGGATCGCCGAGCGGTACGACCTCACCATCGGCGTGTGCGCCCACGCCGGCGACGGCAACACCCACCCCGTCGTCTGCTTCGACCACCACGACCAGGACGAATCCCGGCGCGCCCGCGCGTCCTTCGACGCGATCATGGCGCTCGGCCTGGAACTGGGCGGCACGATCACGGGCGAACACGGCGTCGGCGTCCTGAAGAGGGACTGGCTCGCCCGCGAACTGGGCCCCGTGGGCGTCGAGATCCAGCAGGGCATCAAGCGGACCTTCGATCCCCTGGGCCTCCTCAACCCCGGCAAGCTCTTCTGA
- a CDS encoding Lrp/AsnC family transcriptional regulator: MAIDHLDGRLIALLAREPRIGVLEASRRLGVARGTVQARLDRLQANGVIRGFGPEVDPAALGYPVTAFATLEIKQGQGADIREHLAGVPEVLELHTTTGHGDMLCRLVARSNADLQRVIDRVVGFDGIVRASTAIVMENPVPLRIIPLVEQAADDTEP, encoded by the coding sequence ATGGCGATCGATCATCTGGACGGCAGGCTCATCGCCCTGCTGGCGCGTGAGCCGAGGATCGGCGTCCTGGAGGCGTCACGGCGGCTGGGCGTGGCGCGCGGCACGGTGCAGGCGCGCCTCGACCGGCTCCAGGCGAACGGCGTGATCAGGGGCTTCGGGCCCGAGGTGGACCCGGCGGCGCTGGGCTATCCGGTGACGGCGTTCGCGACGCTGGAGATCAAGCAGGGGCAGGGCGCGGACATCCGGGAGCACCTGGCGGGCGTGCCGGAGGTGCTGGAGCTGCACACGACGACCGGCCACGGGGACATGCTGTGCCGGCTGGTGGCCCGCTCCAACGCGGACCTCCAGCGGGTGATCGACCGGGTGGTCGGGTTCGACGGGATCGTCCGGGCGTCGACGGCGATCGTGATGGAGAACCCGGTGCCGCTGCGGATCATCCCGCTGGTGGAGCAGGCGGCGGACGACACGGAGCCGTAG
- the hppD gene encoding 4-hydroxyphenylpyruvate dioxygenase yields the protein MTETLHHTPDTARQADPFPVKGMDAVVFAVGNAKQAAHYYSTAFGMKLVAYSGPENGSRETASYVLTNGSARFVFTSVIKASTDWGRFLAEHVAEHGDGVIDLAIEVPDARKAYAYAVEHGATGIAEPYEVKDEHGTVVLAAIATYGKTRHTLVDRSGYNGPYLPGYVAASPIVEPPAKRTFQAIDHCVGNVELGKMNDWVGFYNKVMGFTNMKEFVGDDIATEYSALMSKVVADGTLKVKFPINEPAIAKKKSQIDEYLEFYGGAGVQHVALATNDIVETVRYMRAHGVRFLDTPDSYYDTLGEWVGDTRVPIETLRELKILADRDEDGYLLQIFTKPVQDRPTVFFEIIERHGSMGFGKGNFKALFEAIEREQAKRGNL from the coding sequence ATGACTGAGACCCTGCATCACACCCCCGACACCGCACGGCAGGCCGACCCCTTCCCGGTGAAGGGTATGGACGCGGTCGTCTTCGCCGTCGGCAACGCCAAGCAGGCCGCGCACTACTACTCCACCGCCTTCGGCATGAAGCTCGTGGCCTACTCCGGACCGGAGAACGGCAGCCGCGAGACCGCCAGCTACGTGCTGACGAACGGCTCCGCCCGATTCGTGTTCACCTCCGTCATCAAGGCGAGCACCGACTGGGGCCGCTTCCTCGCCGAGCACGTCGCCGAGCACGGCGACGGCGTCATCGACCTCGCCATCGAGGTCCCCGACGCCCGCAAGGCCTACGCGTACGCCGTCGAGCACGGCGCCACCGGCATCGCCGAGCCGTACGAGGTGAAGGACGAGCACGGCACCGTCGTCCTCGCCGCCATCGCCACGTACGGCAAGACCCGCCACACCCTCGTCGACCGCTCCGGCTACAACGGCCCCTACCTGCCGGGCTACGTGGCCGCGTCGCCGATCGTCGAGCCGCCCGCCAAGCGCACGTTCCAGGCCATCGACCACTGCGTCGGCAACGTCGAGCTCGGCAAGATGAACGACTGGGTCGGCTTCTACAACAAGGTCATGGGCTTCACCAACATGAAGGAGTTCGTGGGCGACGACATCGCCACCGAGTACTCCGCCCTCATGTCGAAGGTCGTCGCCGACGGCACCCTGAAGGTGAAGTTCCCGATCAACGAGCCCGCGATCGCGAAGAAGAAGTCGCAGATCGACGAATACCTGGAGTTCTACGGCGGCGCCGGCGTCCAGCACGTCGCGCTCGCCACCAACGACATCGTCGAGACCGTCCGCTACATGCGGGCGCACGGCGTCCGGTTCCTCGACACGCCCGACTCGTACTACGACACGCTCGGCGAGTGGGTCGGCGACACCCGCGTGCCGATCGAGACCCTGCGCGAGCTGAAGATCCTCGCCGACCGCGACGAGGACGGCTACCTGCTCCAGATCTTCACCAAGCCCGTTCAGGACCGCCCGACGGTCTTCTTCGAAATCATCGAACGACACGGTTCGATGGGCTTCGGCAAGGGCAACTTCAAGGCGCTGTTCGAGGCCATCGAGCGCGAGCAGGCCAAGCGCGGAAACCTGTAA
- a CDS encoding S16 family serine protease: MLSSLTRLRVPVLCGLPVLALLAVAAFAPLPFTIAQPGSTVDVLGAEQGRPVITISGVPARKTTGQLRMTTIQATGPGEDLALGDVLDGWFRDDRAVLPHDSVYPAGKSEEEVERHNLGQMKKSQDSAVTAALAYLGRSEKDIDVELHLADIGGPSAGLLFSLGIVDKVAGDGARGDLTGGHVIAGTGTIAADGTVGSVGGVSLKTQAAARDGATVFLVPKGECADAQAELPDGMRLIPVSTLKDAVASLRALKRGGEVPGC, encoded by the coding sequence GTGCTCTCCAGTCTCACGCGCCTCCGCGTTCCCGTCCTGTGCGGGCTGCCCGTTCTCGCGCTGCTCGCCGTCGCCGCGTTCGCGCCGCTGCCGTTCACGATCGCGCAGCCCGGTTCGACCGTGGACGTGCTGGGCGCCGAGCAGGGGCGACCGGTGATCACCATCTCCGGGGTGCCCGCGCGCAAGACCACCGGGCAGCTGCGGATGACCACCATCCAGGCCACCGGGCCCGGCGAGGACCTGGCCCTCGGTGACGTCCTGGACGGGTGGTTCCGGGACGACCGGGCCGTGCTGCCGCACGACTCCGTCTACCCGGCCGGCAAGTCGGAGGAGGAGGTCGAGAGGCACAACCTCGGACAGATGAAGAAGTCCCAGGACAGCGCCGTCACCGCGGCCCTCGCGTACCTCGGCCGGAGCGAGAAGGACATCGACGTCGAGCTGCACCTCGCCGACATCGGCGGCCCCAGCGCCGGCCTGCTCTTCTCGCTCGGCATCGTCGACAAGGTGGCCGGCGACGGGGCGCGCGGCGACCTCACCGGCGGCCACGTCATCGCCGGTACGGGCACGATCGCCGCCGACGGCACGGTCGGCTCCGTCGGCGGGGTCTCCCTCAAGACGCAGGCCGCGGCACGCGACGGAGCGACCGTCTTCCTCGTACCGAAGGGGGAGTGCGCCGACGCGCAGGCCGAGCTGCCCGACGGCATGCGGCTGATCCCCGTGTCCACCCTGAAGGACGCCGTGGCGTCGCTGCGGGCGCTGAAGCGGGGCGGCGAGGTCCCCGGCTGCTGA